The sequence below is a genomic window from Microbulbifer hydrolyticus.
GTCCTCGCCGGGTTGCGCTTTGGCGGCGTTATCGTTGGCAGTAGCCGGAGGGGCCTCTTCATTGGATGCGACGTCACTGGCGCTATCCTGACCAGCAACGGGTGCTTCGGGAGCTGTGGTCGTGTTCTGTTCGCTCGTCGGAGCTTTGTCGCCGCCACAGGCAGAAAGTAAAGTGGCTGTCAGCAGGGCAATAACTGTGTGTCGCATATTTACGCTCGTAATCCGGTCGGAACTCTAGACGTAGAAAGGCAGATACAACGTATAGTAGAGCCGGGTAAATCCCGGGGTGCTTTGTCTGTCATAACCGCCGACCCGCTCAAAAGGCAATGCTTACGGTGATCCGGCCGCTTTCCCGGTGGAAATCGTCACCTTCTTGATCTCGCCGGTGAACGGGTAGGGGGGGTTGTACGCACTCGTAACCGGTTGCCCCGAGTCCTCACCGATACCAAAAGTGTCGATACCGAAGCGGGCGCCGACGGTGGCCTCCATCTTGCCGCTGGCGACCTCCTGACCGTTGACCTTCAGGCTAATGGCGGCCGGCCCGCCGGGCTCCTTGCCTTGGTAATCGAAGTCCACCGTCACGGTGGCGTCGCCCGCGGGCAGGGATTTTTTCCCTTTCAGCGTGGTGTGGGTTTCGAAGTAGTTGTAATCGAATACGGGAACACCTTTATCCAGGTACAGCACGATACCCGCCGCGACCCCGCCAACCGCCATGATGACGCCCTCGGTTTTGCCACCCTCGGTATTGAGTTCGGCGGTCAGGGTCCAGGAACCGTTTTTCAGTGGCGGACCGGCGACCTCGGCGATGCGTTTTGCACCGGTGTAGTAGGTATAGGTTCCGGAACTGGTATCGGCTCCGGGCACGGGTGGTTTGGGCAGCCCCAGTCGCGCCGAGCCGCGGTCATCCAGCGGGTAGATCTCTTTGTCCTTTGCGGTTTCTTCGAATTTTTTCTGTAGCTCGGCGAGCTTGTCCGGGTTCTGTTGCGCCAGGTCGTTGGCTTCCGAAAAATCTTCTTCCAGGTGATAGAGCTCCCACTCATCCTGATCCCAGTTACCGGGTGCCAGGTCCTGGCGCCAGGGCAGGGTGTGCTGGGCGTTGGCCTTCCAGCCGTCGGCGTACATGGAGCGGTTGCTGAACACCTCGAAATACTGGTCGGGGCGGCCTTCGAACGTCGCGTCGGTAAAGCTGGCGAGGAATGACTTGCCGGCAAGTGGCTTCTGTTCGATGCCGTTGACGGTTTCCGGCATTGGGATATTCGCTGCTTCCAGAATCGTCGGCACCACGTCCACCAGGTGAAGGAACGCATCGCGCACCTGGCCATCCGGTTTAATCCTTGCAGGCCAGCTGATCACCATCGGGTTGCGGGTGCCACCGAGATGGGAAGCCACCTGCTTGACCCACTGGAAGGGCGTATTGCCAGCCCAGGCCCAGCCAACGGGATAGTGCGGCTCCGATTCCGGACCGCCCAGCTTGTCGATATTGGCGAGGTTCTCTTCGATGGACGTGGGGATACCGTTGAGCGCGCGGATCTCGTTCAGGGTCCCATCGGGACCACCCTCGGCCGAGGCGCCATTGTCGCCGGCAATGTAGATGACCAGGGTGTTGTCGGCGTCGGGCAATTCCTTGACCGCATCGAGCAAGCGGCCCACTTCGTGATCGGTAAACGCGAAATAGCCGGCGAAGTTTTCCATCAGCTTGTTATACAGGGTTTTCTGCTCATCACTGAGAGAGTCCCACGCGGGCACCCACTCCGGGCGCGGTGTCAGTTTGGTATCGGCCGGAATGATTCCCATGTCCTTCTGCCGCTTGAACACCTGCTCCCGATACTTTTCCCAGCCCATATCGAACTTGCCCTTGAACTGCTCGCGCCATTTGGCGGTGACGTGGTGTGGCGCGTGCATGGCGCCCGGGGCGAAGTACATGAAAAACGGCTTTTTCGGTGCCACCGATTTGGCGAACTTCATGCGCGCAATGGCCTTGTCAGTCATATCGCTCATGAAGTGGTAACCCTCTTCCGGGGATTTATCCGGCTCCACGGGCAGGGTGTTCTCGAACAGTACTGGGTAATACTGGTGTGTTTCACCGGCGTTGAAGCCGTAGAAGTAATCAAAGCCCATACCGGTGGGCCAGTGGTCAAAGGGGCCTGCCACCGTGGTTTCCCAGTCCGGGGTGTTGTGGTTCTTGCCGTACCACCAGGTCCCATAGCCGTTGTCCCGCAGAATTTCGCCAATGGTGGCGGTGCTTTTGGGAATGTAGGTGGAGTAGCTGGGGAAGCCCGTGGCCCACTCCATCAGGAAGCCGCTACCGGCCTCGTGGTGGTTGCGGCCGGTGAGTAGAGCGGCGCGTGAAGGGCCGCAGATGGCGGTGGTGTGAAAGCGGTTGTAGCGCAGCCCTTCCTCGGCCAGCTTGTCCAGATTGGGCGTCGGGATCAGTCCGCCGAAAGTGGAGGTTTGGCCGAAGCCCACGTCATCGAGCAGGATCACAATAACGTTTGGTGCGCCCTCCGGCGGCATGGGGCCATCCTGCCAGTCCGGTTCCGACTCCTTGTAGGTTTTGCCGATCTTGCCCTCGAACGGAGACAGCGGGATCGGCAGGTGCTTGCGGTCGGGCCATTCGCCATTGTCACTGCTCGCGGATGGCTTGGCGGCGGTTTTCGTATTCTGGTTGCCGGTACCTGTGCTTTCCGTATCCGGTGCTGGTGCCGACTCCTGGGCGGCTTTGTCTGCGGACCTGTCTTCACCGCCGCAACCGGTGAGGGCAAGGCACAGGAAAATAACCGAGAAGAGCAGACGCATGGAAACCTCGATCGTCGTTGTCTTTATTGCAATCCGGTAACTGGCCGATGGGGCAGGCCGGGCGGGGTAGCGAAACGAAGATGCTAAGCCAGATAAGTGATAGCAGATTTTCGCGCAGGCATTTCCGCTACCCCGATTTTAGCGGGTATTTAAAGTTCTCGAAGCCGTCGGCGGCGTAGATGGTGGTGCCGTTGATACAGTTGGCGGCGTCACTGGCGAGAAAGGCGATAACTTCGGCAATTTCTTCCGGCTGGGTGAACTCGTCGCGCATGTGCTCGCGCCTGATGTGATCCCAGAGGCCGAGATCCTTGTACTGGTGGAGCATCGGCGTATCCACGCGCCCGGGCGCTACCGCACACACGCGAATCTTGTGTGGCCCGTACTCCAGTGCCGCACACTTGGTCATCATATCGACGGCGGCCTTGCTGACGTTGTAGGCAAAGGTCAGCTCCGACGCCATGGTGCCGTAGACCGAAGACGTATTGATGATGACCCCGCCACGGCCCTGCTTCTTCATCGCCTTACCCGCGGCGAGAATGCCGTGGTAGACACCTTTCTGGTTTACCGCGGTGACGCCGTCAAAGTCCTTGTCCGGATCGTGCTCCAGTAGCGGCTTGGGGAAAGCGATACCGGCATTGTTGATGACCACATCGACCTGGCCGTACTGATCGATCGCCTCGGCGATCATTGCCTCCACATCCGCGTATTTGGTCACATCGGCAACCGTGGTGGTCACCTCGTCACCGTAATCCTTCTTCAGCTTGTCCAGCGAGTCTCCAGAGAGGTCGACCGCAATAACCCGAGCGCCCTCGTCGACAAGTTTCCTGAGGATGGACTGCCCAATCCCGCCGCAGACGCCTGTGGCAACGGCGACCTTTCCCTGTAAGCGCATGTCTTTATCCTGTTGGTTGTGTTGTCTATCAGGTTAGGTCTTCTGTGTCGGTGGTCAATTCGTTGGGAGCCATTTATTGGGGTCGGATTTATGCGCGAACTTTAATCGGGTGGGCACCTGTCGGCGTTGAAGATTGAGGTATGGCGGGTGTTGTACACAGAGGTGATTAATGCGGTAGCGGCTGCGTGTTCGACGGCCAGCTTGTAAGCGAGATTTCTCGGGACTAGACTCTCCATCGTTGGGCTTACTCTGAAGTCTCAACGCATAACCCGATAGCAGACAGCCAGCATCGACTGGATTCAAATTGTACGACTACCTTCTTTCCCTGCTCTACGATCTGGATGGCGTGCAGCAGAACCCCAAGTACCACCCCGAGGGCGATGCCCTTTTCCACTCGCTTCAGGCGTTTGAAATCGCCAGATCAAACTCATTAGAACCGATCTTGTGGGCCTCCGCACTGGTGCACGATGTTGGCAAGGCCGTTGAAAGTCACGGTCATGAGCACATTGGCGCCGAGATGTTGCAGGGCGTGCTGTGTGAGGACATCGTCTGGCTGGTGCAACATCACCTGGATTTAATGACAGCGCCTCGCCGTACCCGGCATAGGTTTGCCGGTGATCCCCGACTGCCACTGCTTCAAAAATTGAGGCAGTTTGACGTACAGGGAAGGGACCCAAATGCGACGACCATGTCTCCGGAGCAGGCCCTACTGCTGTTAAAGCCTTTCCATTCTCTGATCGCGGCCTGAAGCCGCCTCCACCTATGAACAAGGAGCAACGTTTCCGGCACCTGATCACTCAGGAGGCAGCCCGGTTGATGGTAAACGAAGGCGTTGGGCAGTACTTCGATGCCAAGCGAATCGCCGCGCGGCGCATTATCGGTAAACAATATAAATACAACCCGAAGTACCTTCCGTCCAACGGCGAGATTTCAGACGCGGTGCATGCACTGGGACAACTACAGGATCCGCATTCCCACAATGAGCGGCTGTTCCGCATGCGGATGTGTGCTCTTGAGGTGATGAAGCACCTCGAAGCTTTCTCACCGCGCCTGATTGGCTCGGTCAGCACGGGTAATATACGCGAAGGCAGTGATATCGACCTGCATGTGTTTACCGATGAAATTGAAGCGCTGGAGCACCACTTACAATGTCTTGGCTGGACCTACCAGCGGGATACGGTGTGTATCCGTGCCGGAAGCAAACTGATCGAGTATGAGCATATCCACCTGGACTTCGAATTCCCGGTAGAGCTGTCTGTGTACCCGGAGCGGGAGATCCGAATTACTGGCCGCTCCAGCACCGATGGTAAGCCTATCCGACGATTGAACAGCGCTAAGGTTAGGCAGCTGGTGAGAGAGGAGCACTGGCAGGCCTATCTGAAAGCGGGGGGAGTCAACGAGTAAGTACGCTTTTTCCCTGGAATTAAAAGACAAATTTTACGCCCGCAAAAATCCCACTCAGATCCAGATCATCAAAATAGAGGGAGTTGTGAAAGTTCCACCTCAAGTAGCGATAGCCACCAACAATATCGTAGCGGTAACAGCGGTAATTGACTGCCGCCAGTGCCTGCCAGGTGGAATCGCTTTCCCCGGTCCCGATATCCGCGTAATAGGTGAGATACCAGCGATCATCGAGATCGGTCTTGCCACGAAGCCCAATAACGCCATCCCAGACACTACCTGAGTCAGAGATTCTAAAGCTGCGGAGTCGGCTGAGGTCACCCCTGACATCAACATCCAGCCATAAATTGCGCATGCCCAACGTGACGTTGATATTCGATATCCCGGACTGGTAGAAGCGATAAGCACCACCCAGCGTGGCGGTAAAACCTTGCAGATCAATATCGGCACCAACGCGGAACCGGTCACCCTGAAAACGGACGGTTTGTCGGATATCGTCGGATACATCCAGATAAAGCATGTCAGCAAAGAGAGTCCATTCATCCCGGCTTGCGGCGAGGGTGCCCATAAAACCGACTTCCAGGTCCTTGAGCAGTTCATCAAAGCCGATATCAATACTGTCGCCACTTCTCGTATCGCCACCGATACTGGCGCCCCACAGGTAGATCTCTGCGCCCATCATCCAGTGATCGCTAGGGCCCTTGCCGAAGGTCTCGTATCGGCCATAGCCTTGAGCTTGCGCGAGGCTGAACGGGAATAATGTCACGAAAAGTCCGAATAATAAGGCGAGTGATGCTGTGCGGTTACGTAATGTCATAAGTGTGGGGTCCCTATTGAGCCCGCTTGTCGACTCCATCGCACGTTCACTCAGAGTGACATGGGCATAGTCCAGGGCGAAGGAGCAGATGCCGCCTCCTTCGGCGGCGTCTGTGCTATTACCGTTGCGTCAAAAATAGTTCAGATTGGAAACCTCGTGGGTGTTGGCGGCAGGGGATATGCCGATTAGTGAGCTCAAGGTCATTCGAGGAAAAATATAGACGCCAGCAGAAATATGAGTAGCGAGCACATATGGTTATCAACAGCGGGCGGGGGAGTAATTGCTGAAGGGGGGGCGGCTTGTTCTATCGGATCGTCTCTCGCGTGCGATGTGGAAAATTCCGCTACCTGGCTGCTGACCAGCCCTCTTTCCGATGGAGCTGAGCGCCCGGCCTCGGTTGAGGAGGCCGGGCA
It includes:
- a CDS encoding arylsulfatase is translated as MRLLFSVIFLCLALTGCGGEDRSADKAAQESAPAPDTESTGTGNQNTKTAAKPSASSDNGEWPDRKHLPIPLSPFEGKIGKTYKESEPDWQDGPMPPEGAPNVIVILLDDVGFGQTSTFGGLIPTPNLDKLAEEGLRYNRFHTTAICGPSRAALLTGRNHHEAGSGFLMEWATGFPSYSTYIPKSTATIGEILRDNGYGTWWYGKNHNTPDWETTVAGPFDHWPTGMGFDYFYGFNAGETHQYYPVLFENTLPVEPDKSPEEGYHFMSDMTDKAIARMKFAKSVAPKKPFFMYFAPGAMHAPHHVTAKWREQFKGKFDMGWEKYREQVFKRQKDMGIIPADTKLTPRPEWVPAWDSLSDEQKTLYNKLMENFAGYFAFTDHEVGRLLDAVKELPDADNTLVIYIAGDNGASAEGGPDGTLNEIRALNGIPTSIEENLANIDKLGGPESEPHYPVGWAWAGNTPFQWVKQVASHLGGTRNPMVISWPARIKPDGQVRDAFLHLVDVVPTILEAANIPMPETVNGIEQKPLAGKSFLASFTDATFEGRPDQYFEVFSNRSMYADGWKANAQHTLPWRQDLAPGNWDQDEWELYHLEEDFSEANDLAQQNPDKLAELQKKFEETAKDKEIYPLDDRGSARLGLPKPPVPGADTSSGTYTYYTGAKRIAEVAGPPLKNGSWTLTAELNTEGGKTEGVIMAVGGVAAGIVLYLDKGVPVFDYNYFETHTTLKGKKSLPAGDATVTVDFDYQGKEPGGPAAISLKVNGQEVASGKMEATVGARFGIDTFGIGEDSGQPVTSAYNPPYPFTGEIKKVTISTGKAAGSP
- a CDS encoding SDR family NAD(P)-dependent oxidoreductase is translated as MRLQGKVAVATGVCGGIGQSILRKLVDEGARVIAVDLSGDSLDKLKKDYGDEVTTTVADVTKYADVEAMIAEAIDQYGQVDVVINNAGIAFPKPLLEHDPDKDFDGVTAVNQKGVYHGILAAGKAMKKQGRGGVIINTSSVYGTMASELTFAYNVSKAAVDMMTKCAALEYGPHKIRVCAVAPGRVDTPMLHQYKDLGLWDHIRREHMRDEFTQPEEIAEVIAFLASDAANCINGTTIYAADGFENFKYPLKSG
- a CDS encoding HD domain-containing protein, whose amino-acid sequence is MYDYLLSLLYDLDGVQQNPKYHPEGDALFHSLQAFEIARSNSLEPILWASALVHDVGKAVESHGHEHIGAEMLQGVLCEDIVWLVQHHLDLMTAPRRTRHRFAGDPRLPLLQKLRQFDVQGRDPNATTMSPEQALLLLKPFHSLIAA
- a CDS encoding nucleotidyltransferase → MNKEQRFRHLITQEAARLMVNEGVGQYFDAKRIAARRIIGKQYKYNPKYLPSNGEISDAVHALGQLQDPHSHNERLFRMRMCALEVMKHLEAFSPRLIGSVSTGNIREGSDIDLHVFTDEIEALEHHLQCLGWTYQRDTVCIRAGSKLIEYEHIHLDFEFPVELSVYPEREIRITGRSSTDGKPIRRLNSAKVRQLVREEHWQAYLKAGGVNE